Proteins found in one candidate division KSB1 bacterium genomic segment:
- a CDS encoding S1C family serine protease: MKNHLVLITLIIGYFTSCAGVNHHSNAPNVQFERSKLKTFEELERSIVKITCSAFYENYYYNPPADFKGPAVPQQSLLVLKRYTTNSVAGTGLLLCQSSNRVLVLTCFHLFDFADTLKTFYLDQEKKTTRYLQSLAKKFGQTIYVTHKNGAISQARIILKDESNDIALIETEGIPNTLSELPFQGGFRRKLNLKLGQEVYLMGFPKGYLMVTRGLVSPTKYKEKFLIDAAFNRGFSGGIIFAFDDQTGEYYYAGMATATAYDSEMTLGPSDSLQNLENFRFAPYTDEVYLKELKLINYGVTFGVRGDIIVNFLNKEADKLRLMGYGNISRLIRE, translated from the coding sequence ATGAAAAACCATCTCGTATTGATAACTCTAATCATCGGATATTTTACTTCCTGTGCAGGGGTCAATCATCATAGCAACGCTCCTAACGTCCAGTTTGAAAGATCCAAGCTCAAAACATTTGAAGAACTGGAGCGATCGATTGTGAAGATCACTTGTTCAGCTTTTTATGAAAACTATTATTACAATCCGCCAGCCGATTTCAAAGGTCCTGCTGTTCCACAACAGTCGCTATTGGTTTTAAAACGATATACCACTAATTCCGTGGCTGGAACTGGGCTGCTCCTGTGTCAATCTTCCAATCGAGTCCTCGTGCTGACTTGTTTTCATTTATTTGATTTTGCGGATACGCTTAAGACCTTTTATTTGGATCAGGAGAAAAAGACAACACGCTACTTACAGTCATTAGCTAAGAAATTCGGTCAAACAATTTATGTCACCCATAAAAATGGGGCGATTAGCCAGGCGAGGATTATTTTGAAAGATGAAAGCAATGACATCGCATTGATTGAAACCGAGGGGATTCCCAATACGTTGTCCGAACTGCCGTTTCAAGGCGGTTTTCGTCGCAAGCTCAATCTGAAGCTGGGACAGGAAGTATATCTTATGGGATTCCCCAAAGGCTATCTGATGGTCACAAGGGGACTTGTGAGTCCAACAAAGTATAAAGAAAAATTTTTGATCGACGCTGCATTTAATCGCGGTTTCTCTGGGGGCATCATCTTTGCATTTGATGACCAAACAGGGGAATATTATTATGCGGGAATGGCCACTGCCACTGCTTACGATTCTGAAATGACGCTGGGCCCATCCGATTCGCTGCAAAATTTGGAGAATTTTAGGTTCGCACCGTATACAGATGAAGTGTATTTGAAGGAACTTAAGCTCATCAATTACGGCGTCACATTTGGAGTACGAGGGGATATCATCGTCAATTTTCTCAATAAGGAAGCCGATAAATTGAGGCTAATGGGGTATGGGAATATCTCCAGATTAATTCGAGAATAG
- a CDS encoding DUF3857 domain-containing protein: MHVSEISRFRKLSKSTLILIMLILFRCAHEIDRAKRLGEDEMAVFRVPNEEQYWDAGAVVILDEGKMQIIGSNELPQTQFERHRIVKIYNQRGWHHANVTIPYTPQSWVENIQARTILPTGTVRNLDKKQIFDVNLYPRFVFYSDQRAKIFTLPSVESGAIIEYRYQLRISGHRVWPSWYFQDDIPVLKSRFTLETPSEWELNYKKYFINIEPTIAKAPAGFKSSYVWQVENIPAIQTEFGMPAVNECLARIEIAPVGMKSWNDVARWYYDLAEPQIKSAKGVKQLADSLTQHCDNDLARLKMIYEWVRDHVRYIAVAIGIGSYQPHPAGEVLANRYGDCKDMSILICALSRAAGIEAHPVLISTWQNGEPDTSLPSPYQFNHAIVYCPKVGEKGIWLDATQKGCPFASLPWYDQGLPVLVIGKDGAGKIATTTKNPADSNRTVLDWRMKLRPNGQGLVQGSTEYRGVLATDIREMLSRLTQHEVRQWLETYLAARCPGAKLDSFRIVGLHPIQDPLVIYYHVRARNFAQRQDKMIYFSPGKILGFDLADYFRSPKRQHPILFNYGSTEMLSLDLEIPSQWTANSAAISDSIISPFGYSLWQVSQQDSVLQIKIVHQLNGETISADHYLEFQKFLDEVQSKSSQPLIFRRIAP, translated from the coding sequence ATGCATGTAAGTGAGATTTCTCGCTTTCGAAAATTGTCGAAATCGACGCTTATATTGATCATGCTCATTCTATTTCGTTGTGCCCATGAGATTGATCGGGCCAAACGACTCGGTGAGGATGAGATGGCGGTGTTTCGCGTTCCGAATGAAGAGCAATATTGGGATGCGGGTGCTGTGGTGATTTTGGATGAGGGAAAAATGCAGATTATTGGCAGTAACGAACTGCCTCAGACGCAATTTGAGCGCCATCGGATCGTGAAAATCTATAATCAACGGGGCTGGCATCATGCAAACGTGACCATCCCCTATACACCGCAAAGCTGGGTTGAAAACATCCAGGCCAGGACGATCCTCCCCACCGGGACTGTGCGAAATTTAGATAAGAAGCAGATTTTTGATGTGAATCTTTATCCCCGCTTTGTGTTCTATTCAGATCAGCGCGCCAAAATTTTCACGCTGCCCTCGGTTGAGTCCGGGGCAATTATCGAATATCGCTATCAACTTCGAATCAGTGGTCATCGGGTATGGCCATCATGGTATTTTCAGGATGATATTCCAGTGCTGAAATCGCGATTCACGCTGGAAACTCCTTCGGAGTGGGAGTTGAATTACAAAAAATATTTTATTAATATCGAGCCGACCATCGCAAAGGCGCCAGCGGGTTTTAAATCCAGCTACGTCTGGCAAGTTGAAAATATCCCAGCGATCCAGACGGAATTTGGTATGCCCGCCGTAAATGAATGCTTGGCTCGGATTGAAATCGCTCCGGTGGGGATGAAAAGTTGGAACGATGTGGCTCGCTGGTATTATGATTTGGCAGAGCCACAGATCAAATCAGCAAAAGGGGTGAAACAACTGGCCGATAGCTTGACCCAACATTGCGACAATGACCTTGCCCGTCTGAAAATGATTTATGAGTGGGTGCGCGATCACGTCCGCTACATTGCCGTGGCCATCGGAATTGGGAGTTATCAGCCCCATCCGGCGGGTGAAGTGCTGGCAAATCGTTATGGGGATTGCAAAGATATGTCGATCCTCATCTGCGCCCTGTCGCGGGCGGCTGGCATTGAAGCCCATCCAGTGCTGATCAGCACTTGGCAAAATGGCGAACCAGATACAAGTTTGCCGTCGCCCTATCAGTTTAATCATGCCATTGTTTATTGCCCAAAAGTAGGAGAAAAAGGTATCTGGTTAGATGCCACGCAAAAAGGCTGCCCGTTCGCTTCGCTACCGTGGTATGATCAAGGGCTACCAGTGCTGGTCATTGGAAAGGATGGGGCCGGAAAAATCGCTACTACAACGAAAAATCCTGCCGATAGCAATCGCACTGTGCTCGATTGGCGTATGAAATTGCGCCCAAATGGTCAAGGACTTGTCCAGGGGAGCACTGAATATCGCGGAGTTCTAGCTACGGATATCCGCGAAATGCTATCTCGATTGACCCAGCACGAGGTCCGCCAATGGTTAGAGACCTATCTTGCTGCCCGTTGTCCTGGTGCGAAATTGGATTCATTCAGAATTGTGGGGCTACATCCGATTCAAGATCCGCTTGTCATTTATTACCACGTCCGTGCGAGAAATTTTGCCCAACGCCAGGACAAAATGATATATTTTTCCCCTGGCAAAATTCTCGGATTTGACCTGGCCGATTATTTCCGTTCTCCGAAGCGACAACATCCGATTCTGTTCAATTACGGCTCCACAGAGATGTTGAGCCTGGATCTTGAAATTCCAAGCCAATGGACAGCCAACTCAGCTGCGATCTCGGATTCTATAATAAGCCCATTCGGCTACAGCCTCTGGCAGGTTTCGCAACAGGATTCCGTGCTGCAAATCAAGATTGTTCATCAACTCAATGGAGAAACAATTTCCGCAGACCATTATTTGGAATTTCAAAAATTCTTAGACGAGGTGCAATCCAAATCATCTCAGCCTCTCATCTTTCGTCGCATCGCGCCATGA